The Pyrenophora tritici-repentis strain M4 chromosome 3, whole genome shotgun sequence genome has a window encoding:
- a CDS encoding CaiC, Acyl-CoA synthetase (AMP-forming)-AMP-acid ligase II: MPRQITAYGPTECCVLCTFYSGTLGFYTGLLGKSVASVSWVVDPNDHHKLAPLGAKTAAAFIDDPAWLLEGCDQHAGRRGRLYKTGDLVYYNADGNLVYVNRKDAQVKVRGQRVELGEIEHHVRECMPEVGRMAVEVIMPGDDKDKATVAVFVEQKEEEVSDGDGSSARVFFPSQVDSQLSERLPSYMVPGVYFSVAQLPMTTSGKTDRKRLREIGATFSAQQLAELRTRSQGPKRQPSTDKEKAMQQLWAQVLNIDADSIGLDDSFFRLGGDSITAMQVSSTARSLQISVTTADILEQKTISRLAHRMSRNHFSSNLVMEDPVNRHFSLTPIQELYLRLESTGSACFDQSFFLELSSLTNLESLRAAFKTLVRRHSMLRALFSQTAGGSGSNIYPIAVVPPLRWTMCGASTARTLVKRSDRAETGWMYRMVLCWQQSCAIRVSANCCLSPFTTW, encoded by the exons ATGCCCCGTCAGATAACTGCATATGGTCCTACTGAGTGTTGCGTTCTTTGCACTTTCTACTCCGGTACTCTTGGCTTTTACACAGGCTTGCTCGGCAAGTCTGTTGCGTCGGTCAGCTGGGTGGTGGACCCCAACGACCACCACAAGCTGGCTCCCCTGGGCGCG AAGACGGCGGCCGCGTTCATCGACGACCCGGCCTGGCTGCTGGAGGGATGCGACCAGCACGCGGGCCGGCGCGGCCGGCTGTACAAGACCGGCGACCTCGTCTACTACAATGCAGACGGCAATCTAGTGTACGTCAACCGCAAAGATGCGCAGGTCAAGGTACGCGGGCAGCGGGTGGAGCTTGGGGAGATTGAGCACCACGTGCGCGAGTGCATGCCGGAAGTAGGACGTATGGCGGTAGAAGTGATCATGCCGGGAGACGACAAAGACAAGGCGACGGTGGCTGTCTTTGTGGAAcagaaagaggaagaggtttCCGATGGAGACGGCTCCTCTGCACGCGTTTTCTTCCCCTCCCAGGTGGACAGCCAGCTCAGCGAGCGGCTGCCTAGCTACATGGTACCCGGAGTCTACTTTTCAGTCGCGCAGCTTCCCATGACAACGTCGGGTAAGACAGACCGCAAGCGGCTGCGCGAGATTGGGGCTACATTCTCAGCCCAGCAGCTGGCGGAGCTGCGCACGCGCAGCCAGGGACCAAAGCGGCAGCCGTCgacagacaaggagaaggcaatGCAGCAGCTGTGGGCGCAGGTGCTCAACATCGACGCAGACAGCATCGGGCTGGACGACAGCTTCTTCCGCCTGGGCGGCGACTCGATCACAGCCATGCAGGTCTCTTCGACCGCGCGGTCGCTCCAAATCTCAGTCACTACAGCCGATATCCTCGAACAGAAAACCATTTCCCGTTTGGCTCACCGCATGTCGCGGAATCACTTCTCTTCCAATCTTGTGATGGAAGACCCAGTGAACAGGCACTTTAGTCTGACGCCGATTCAGGAGCTATATCTCCGGCTCGAGAGCACTGGCAGCGCTTGCTTTGACCAGAGCTTTTTCCTAGAGCTCAGCAGCTTGACAAACCTCGAATCGCTGCGCGCAGCGTTCAAAACCCTTGTTCGACGGCATTCCATGCTCCGAGCTTTGTTCAGCCAGACGGCTGGAGGTAGTGGCAGCAACATATATCCGATCGCGGTAGTGCCTCCTTTACGGTGGACTATGTGCGGTGCATCGACAGCAAGGACGTTAGTGAAGCGATCCGACAGAGCCGAGACGGGCTGGATGTACAGAATGGTCCTGTGCTGGCAGCAGTCCTGTGCGATCAGGGTCAGCGCCAACTGCTGTTTATCGCCATTCACCACTTGGTGA
- a CDS encoding Condensation domain containing protein, giving the protein MLAALAHSFAIAFSDRAPPTIFNESHGREPWDAGIDLSRTVGWFTSMLPIQVPSHTRGDLLEVIRHTKDGMRKFPDNGRSYFASRFADADTSDVFASMFPVEVIFNYQGVYQQLERTDSLFKTLPAPDGCEPASMLEAPRFALFDVSAVVEKGRMHVTVTSDSKAKRQQQVANWIERYEMALVEMATLLQKKHKQWTLSDLPLAFKTYEDLDSFQNDTLAELGVQPEEVEDVFPCLPMQEGILISQSRDPDAYRYRLSLKSYRRSKTRSIALGCSKLGRLWYAGIRYCGHCWSITCLEV; this is encoded by the coding sequence ATGCTTGCCGCTCTAGCTCATTCTTTTGCTATTGCCTTCTCCGACCGAGCTCCGCCCACCATCTTTAACGAGAGCCACGGCCGCGAGCCTTGGGATGCCGGCATTGATCTCTCTCGCACTGTGGGATGGTTCACGAGCATGCTCCCCATTCAGGTGCCGAGTCACACCAGAGGCGACCTGCTTGAGGTCATCCGGCACACCAAAGATGGCATGCGCAAGTTCCCTGACAACGGCCGATCCTATTTTGCCTCGCGGTTTGCCGATGCTGACACTTCGGATGTGTTCGCGTCCATGTTCCCTGTGGAAGTAATATTCAATTATCAAGGCGTGTACCAGCAGCTCGAGCGCACAGACTCGCTGTTCAAAACCCTGCCAGCTCCGGACGGATGTGAGCCAGCATCGATGTTAGAGGCCCCGAGGTTCGCTTTGTTCGACGTATCTGCGGTTGTCGAAAAGGGGCGCATGCACGTGACTGTTACAAGCGACAGCAAAGCGAAGCGCCAGCAGCAAGTAGCCAACTGGATCGAGCGCTACGAGATGGCCCTGGTTGAGATGGCGACTCTCCTGCAGAAGAAGCATAAGCAATGGACGCTGAGCGACCTGCCACTCGCGTTCAAAACCTACGAAGATCTGGACAGCTTCCAGAACGATACACTTGCAGAGCTTGGCGTCCAACCTGAAGAGGTCGAGGACGTCTTTCCGTGTCTGCCCATGCAGGAGGGGATCCTCATCAGCCAGAGCAGAGATCCAGATGCATATCGGTATCGTCTATCTTTGAAGTCATACCGACGCAGCAAAACCAGGTCAATTGCACTCGGCTGCAGCAAGCTTGGGAGGCTGTGGTACGCCGGCATTCGCTATTGCGGGCACTGCTGGTCGATAACGTGCCTGGAAGTTTAG
- a CDS encoding EntF, Non-ribosomal peptide synthetase module protein, whose product MGPGPKPIHWSDDPVLWKSLLETDLPVEDVANIFGPLITTIACRVQLDEHKTVMDVLRAVQSDYTNSLPHQNISLASVHSMLGLGANALFNTILSLQRIDDTMAVNDSEIDFRGQSGSDPTEYAINIGAGYNRSVMEIEIHYQTRCIDDAQAANLAESLSQAIYGIITKTTSTIGDLQILSKRQQQQLWKWNGEVPPVVERCVHELFVEQARARPDAAAICAWDGEMKYGELDELSSRLAGYLVGLGVGPEAIVPLCFEKSMWTVVAMLAVLKAGGAFAPLDPEHPASRHEEIFRQTGARVVLASAQHSTLCSGGNRTVVVVSEAAMRELPSEASEASTTDKRTTTRTKAQPDNPAYVLFTSGSTGKPKGVVIEHRAILTAAWVTEKPITLQATRAFSNSLLTRSTLALSRYGLRF is encoded by the exons ATGGGCCCTGGTCCTAAGCCGATACACTGGAGCGACGACCCCGTGCTTTGGAAATCTCTCCTCGAGACGGACTTGCCGGTCGAGGATGTCGCCAATATCTTTGGCCCGCTTATTACAACGATTGCATGCAGAGTGCAGCTGGATGAACATAAGACTGTGATGGATGTGCTGAGGGCAGTGCAGAGCGACTATACAAACAGCCTGCCGCATCAGAACATCTCTCTCGCGAGCGTGCACAGCATGCTTGGGCTGGGGGCGAACGCTTTGTTCAACACAATCCTATCGCTTCAACGGATCGATGACACAATGGCTGTTAACGATTCTGAGATTGATTTCCGCGGTCAGAGCGGATCGGATCCGACTGAG TATGCTATTAACATAGGGGCTGGATACAATCGCTCTGTGATGGAGATCGAAATCCATTATCAGACCCGCTGCATTGACGATGCCCAAGCCGCCAATCTTGCAGAGAGCTTGAGCCAAGCGATCTATGGCATCATCACAAAAACGACATCCACGATAGGCGACCTGCAGATCCTCTCAAAGagacagcagcaacagcTGTGGAAGTGGAATGGAGAGGTTCCTCCGGTGGTGGAGCGGTGCGTGCACGAGCTGTTTGTGGAGCAGGCGCGGGCACGACCTGACGCGGCGGCCATCTGCGCGTGGGACGGCGAGATGAAGTACGGCGAGCTGGACGAGCTGTCGTCCAGGCTGGCCGGCTACCTAGTGGGTTTGGGCGTCGGGCCCGAAGCCATTGTTCCTCTGTGCTTCGAGAAGTCGATGTGGACGGTGGTGGCCATGCTGGCAGTGCTCAAGGCTGGCGGCGCCTTCGCTCCCCTAGACCCAGAACACCCAGCAAGTCGGCACGAGGAGATCTTCCGGCAGACTGGCGCCAGAGTGGTGCTTGCTTCGGCACAGCACTCGACGCTCTGCAGCGGCGGCAACCGCACCGTCGTGGTGGTCAGCGAGGCTGCCATGCGTGAGCTGCCCAGCGAGGCCAGCGAGGCCAGCACAACCGACAAAAGGACGACAACTCGCACAAAGGCACAGCCAGACAACCCTGCCTATGTGCTGTTCACGTCTGGGAGCACGGGAAAGCCCAAGGGCGTGGTGATTGAGCACAGGGCAATATTGACAGCTGCTTGGGTCACGGAAAAGCCTATAACCTTACAAGCGACTCGCGCTTTCTCCAATTCTCTTCTTACACGTTCGACGTTAGCATTATCGAGATATGGACTACGCTTCTAA
- a CDS encoding HC-toxin synthetase, with the protein MPGDDKDKATVAVFVEQKEEEVSDGDGSSARVFFPSQVDSQLSERLPSYMVPGVYFSVAQLPMTTSGKTDRKRLREIGATFSAQQLAELRTRSQGPKRQPSTDKEKAMQQLWAQVLNIDADSIGLDDSFFRLGGDSIAAMKLVAEARKQNVHLTVAATFQHPRLVDLAAWAGGVDPAVAQSIVPFSLLNINSDVDTARIQEEVAAGCNIDKDLVEDIYPCSRFRRA; encoded by the coding sequence ATGCCGGGAGACGACAAAGACAAGGCGACGGTGGCTGTCTTTGTGGAAcagaaagaggaagaggtttCCGATGGAGACGGCTCCTCTGCACGCGTTTTCTTCCCCTCCCAGGTGGACAGCCAGCTCAGCGAGCGGCTGCCTAGCTACATGGTACCCGGAGTCTACTTTTCAGTCGCGCAGCTTCCCATGACAACGTCGGGTAAGACAGACCGCAAGCGGCTGCGCGAGATTGGGGCTACATTCTCAGCCCAGCAGCTGGCGGAGCTGCGCACGCGCAGCCAGGGACCAAAGCGGCAGCCGTCgacagacaaggagaaggcaatGCAGCAGCTGTGGGCGCAGGTGCTCAACATCGACGCAGACAGCATCGGGCTGGACGACAGCTTCTTCCGCCTGGGCGGCGACTCGATCGCAGCCATGAAGCTGGTGGCCGAGGCACGCAAGCAGAATGTTCACCTTACCGTCGCAGCCACTTTCCAGCATCCCAGGCTCGTCGATTTGGCCGCTTGGGCTGGCGGAGTAGATCCAGCTGTGGCGCAGAGCATTGTGCCCTTCTCCCTTCTGAACATCAACTCCGACGTCGACACAGCACGTATCCAGGAGGAAGTCGCTGCTGGCTGCAACATAGACAAGGACCTGGTGGAAGACATCTACCCGTGCTCGCGCTTCAGGAGGGCCTGA
- a CDS encoding EntF, Non-ribosomal peptide synthetase module protein yields MHHALYDGWSLPRILGAVEKAYNGGVLEERPGFNAFVQYLSQQDQEATTNYWQTTLAGCEATMFPPLPPSIHQPVANAMLEHQCPPLPRTMASDTTTSTLIRAAWAIVAGNYTSSDDVVFGATVTGRNAPVAGIEDIVGPAIATVPVRVRLPRDWTVPALLAAVQQQATEMIPYEQTGLQRIAKMGADAQHACGFQTLLIVQPADDGLESDKSLGRWQTKSELQDFTTYALMVQCTLATERVQITASFDPQVIEQWQVQRMLGQLGFVAQQLAEAGGKTTVAEIDTLTPEDRQQLWKWNGEVPPVVERCVHELFVEQARARPDAAAICAWDGEMKYGELDELSSRLAGYLVGLGVGPEAIVPLCFEKSMWTVVAMLAVLKAGGAFAPLDPEHPASRHEEIFRQTGARVVLASAQHSTLCSGGNRTVVVVSEAAMRELPSEASEASTTDKRTTTRTKAQPDNPAYVLFTSGSTGKPKGVVIEHRAILTSCLGHGKAFNLTSDSRFLQFSSYTFDVSITEIWTTLLVGGCTCVPSESDKKDDLSKAINALDANWAYLTSTVAKLLDPERIPGLQNLILGAELVTDHDWNRWSPYARQITAYGPTECCVLCTFYSGTLGFYTGLLGKSVASVSWVVDPNDHHKLAPLGAVGELLVEGPILARGYLNDAEKTAAAFIDDPAWLLEGCDQHAGRRGRLYKTGDLVTTMQTAI; encoded by the coding sequence atgcaccaCGCTCTCTACGACGGCTGGTCTCTGCCTCGCATCCTGGGCGCTGTAGAGAAAGCATACAATGGTGGTGTTCTTGAAGAGCGGCCAGGCTTTAACGCTTTCGTCCAGTACCTTAGTCAGCAAGATCAGGAGGCCACTACCAACTACTGGCAGACTACACTCGCCGGCTGCGAGGCGACAATGTTCCCGCCACTTCCCCCATCAATACATCAGCCAGTGGCAAATGCAATGTTAGAGCACCAATGCCCGCCGCTCCCCAGGACAATGGCATCCGATACCACTACATCAACGCTGATCCGCGCGGCGTGGGCTATTGTTGCGGGTAACTACACCAGCTCAGACGACGTCGTCTTTGGCGCCACGGTGACGGGCCGCAACGCGCCGGTGGCAGGCATTGAGGATATAGTGGGCCCGGCAATTGCGACGGTGCCTGTGCGGGTGCGTTTACCAAGAGACTGGACCGTACCAGCCCTCCTTGCTGCTGTGCAACAACAGGCAACCGAGATGATCCCATACGAGCAGACAGGATTGCAGCGGATCGCCAAGATGGGAGCGGATGCGCAGCACGCCTGTGGCTTCCAGACGCTGCTGATAGTGCAGCCAGCTGATGACGGTCTAGAGAGCGACAAGTCACTAGGAAGATGGCAGACCAAGTCAGAGCTGCAGGACTTCACGACTTACGCACTGATGGTGCAGTGCACGCTAGCTACGGAGCGAGTGCAGATCACGGCCAGCTTTGATCCACAGGTCATCGAGCAGTGGCAAGTGCAGAGGATGCTGGGCCAGCTTGGCTTCGTCGCGCAGCAGCTGGCGGAAGCCGGTGGCAAGACGACAGTTGCTGAGATTGATACGCTCACTCCCGAGGACAGACAACAGCTGTGGAAGTGGAATGGAGAGGTTCCTCCGGTGGTGGAGCGGTGCGTGCACGAGCTGTTTGTGGAGCAGGCGCGGGCACGACCTGACGCGGCGGCCATCTGCGCGTGGGACGGCGAGATGAAGTACGGCGAGCTGGACGAGCTGTCGTCCAGGCTGGCCGGCTACCTAGTGGGTTTGGGCGTCGGGCCCGAAGCCATTGTTCCTCTGTGCTTCGAGAAGTCGATGTGGACGGTGGTGGCCATGCTGGCAGTGCTCAAGGCTGGCGGCGCCTTCGCTCCCCTGGACCCAGAACACCCAGCAAGTCGGCACGAGGAGATCTTCCGGCAGACTGGCGCCAGAGTGGTGCTTGCTTCGGCACAGCACTCGACGCTCTGCAGCGGCGGCAACCGCACCGTCGTGGTGGTCAGCGAGGCTGCCATGCGTGAGCTGCCCAGCGAGGCCAGCGAGGCCAGCACAACCGACAAAAGGACGACAACTCGCACAAAGGCACAGCCAGACAACCCTGCCTATGTGCTGTTCACGTCTGGGAGCACGGGAAAGCCCAAGGGCGTGGTGATTGAGCACAGGGCAATATTGACCAGCTGCTTGGGTCACGGAAAAGCCTTTAACCTTACAAGCGACTCGCGCTTTCTCCAATTCTCTTCTTACACGTTCGACGTTAGCATTACCGAGATATGGACTACGCTTCTAGTGGGTGGCTGTACTTGCGTCCCATCAGAAAGCGACAAGAAAGATGATCTTTCGAAAGCAATAAATGCTCTGGACGCGAATTGGGCATACCTCACGTCCACTGTTGCGAAGCTTCTCGATCCAGAGCGCATCCCGGGATTACAAAATCTTATCCTCGGAGCAGAACTTGTAACAGATCACGACTGGAACAGATGGAGCCCTTATGCCCGTCAGATAACTGCATATGGTCCTACTGAGTGTTGCGTTCTTTGCACTTTCTACTCCGGTACTCTTGGCTTTTACACAGGCTTGCTCGGCAAGTCTGTTGCGTCGGTCAGCTGGGTGGTGGACCCCAACGACCACCACAAGCTGGCTCCCCTGGGCGCGGTGGGTGAGCTGCTCGTTGAGGGACCGATCCTGGCGCGCGGCTACCTGAACGACGCAGAGAAGACGGCGGCCGCGTTCATCGACGACCCGGCCTGGCTGCTGGAGGGATGCGACCAGCACGCGGGCCGGCGCGGCCGGCTGTACAAGACCGGCGACCTGGTCACTACGATGCAGACGGCAATCTAG